A window of the Aeromicrobium phoceense genome harbors these coding sequences:
- the tpiA gene encoding triose-phosphate isomerase gives MTRTPLMAGNWKSNLNHQEAVVLVQKLAWTLSDKKHDHARSEVVVIPPFTDLRSVQTLIDGDKLPIGYGAQDVSAHDGGAYTGEISAAMLAKLGCSYVVVGHSERREYHAESDQLVNEKAAKTLAAGMTPIVCVGEGLEVRQAGEHVAYTLAQVDGSLAGFTAEQVAGLVIAYEPVWAIGTGEVATPEDAQEVCAAIRGRLGETWGTEAADQTRILYGGSVKAANVAAIMAKPDVDGALVGGASLVAEEFAGIARFYDMPDLQGS, from the coding sequence ATGACGCGTACGCCGCTGATGGCGGGCAACTGGAAGTCCAACCTGAACCACCAGGAGGCGGTGGTCCTCGTCCAGAAGCTGGCGTGGACCCTGTCGGACAAGAAGCACGACCACGCCAGGAGCGAGGTCGTGGTGATCCCGCCCTTCACCGACCTGCGCAGCGTCCAGACGCTCATCGACGGCGACAAGCTGCCGATCGGCTACGGCGCGCAGGACGTCTCCGCGCACGACGGTGGCGCGTACACCGGCGAGATCTCCGCGGCGATGCTGGCGAAGCTCGGCTGCTCGTACGTCGTCGTCGGCCACTCCGAGCGCCGTGAGTACCACGCCGAGTCCGACCAGCTCGTGAACGAGAAGGCCGCCAAGACGCTCGCCGCGGGCATGACGCCGATCGTGTGCGTCGGCGAGGGCCTCGAGGTCCGCCAGGCCGGTGAGCACGTCGCGTACACGCTCGCCCAGGTCGACGGCTCGCTGGCCGGCTTCACGGCCGAGCAGGTCGCCGGACTCGTCATCGCGTACGAGCCCGTGTGGGCCATCGGCACCGGCGAGGTCGCCACCCCCGAGGACGCCCAGGAGGTCTGCGCGGCCATCCGTGGACGCCTGGGGGAGACCTGGGGTACCGAGGCGGCCGACCAGACCCGTATCCTTTACGGCGGATCGGTCAAGGCGGCGAACGTGGCCGCGATCATGGCGAAACCCGATGTCGACGGAGCGTTGGTCGGCGGGGCGAGCCTGGTCGCGGAGGAGTTCGCCGGGATCGCCCGGTTCTACGACATGCCAGACCTCCAGGGGTCCTGA
- the secG gene encoding preprotein translocase subunit SecG, with amino-acid sequence MVIAFSVLLALSSVLMIVLVLMHKGRGGGLSDMFGGGVSSSLSGSSVAERNLDRITVGTAVVWVVCVFALGLLLKVSN; translated from the coding sequence GTGGTCATCGCGTTCTCCGTGCTGCTCGCCCTGAGCAGCGTGCTCATGATCGTCCTCGTGCTGATGCACAAGGGCCGAGGCGGCGGTCTGTCCGACATGTTCGGCGGTGGTGTCTCCAGCTCGCTGAGTGGCTCGTCCGTCGCCGAGCGCAACCTCGATCGCATCACCGTCGGCACCGCCGTGGTGTGGGTCGTGTGCGTCTTCGCCCTCGGCCTGCTGCTGAAGGTGAGCAACTGA
- a CDS encoding RNA polymerase-binding protein RbpA translates to MMAAGAIRGSRIGAGPMGEAERGEAAPRQAISYFCVNDHSVTLNFAIEAEVPAEWDCPKCGMPASMDSDNRPDAPKTEPYKTHLAYVKERRSETEAADILKEALDTLRSKRKTGEIIF, encoded by the coding sequence CTGATGGCCGCCGGAGCAATTCGCGGCAGCCGCATCGGCGCCGGCCCCATGGGCGAGGCCGAGCGTGGCGAGGCCGCACCGCGCCAGGCGATCTCGTACTTCTGCGTGAACGACCACTCGGTCACGCTGAACTTCGCGATCGAGGCCGAGGTGCCCGCCGAGTGGGACTGCCCGAAGTGCGGCATGCCCGCCAGCATGGACTCGGACAACCGGCCCGACGCGCCCAAGACCGAGCCGTACAAGACCCACCTGGCCTACGTGAAGGAGCGCCGCTCCGAGACCGAGGCCGCCGACATCCTCAAGGAAGCCCTCGACACCCTGCGCAGCAAGCGCAAGACCGGCGAGATCATTTTCTGA
- the pgl gene encoding 6-phosphogluconolactonase — translation MIEIFDSADDLALAVSRQLAARVHAVATAGRTPRIVLTGGSIATKIYGRVSSENADWRVAEYWWGDERFVPEGHEDRNDRQAREGFLDRLGIPDEHVHAMPAHGCELSMAEAADAYAKTLPEDPFDVVLLGVGPDAHIASLFPGHPQVHETERLAVEVFDSPKPPPERISLTYPALNHTRATWFVVSGADKAEAVAKAMTGTPIDQAPAAGARGLEETVWFLDTAAASRLPR, via the coding sequence ATGATCGAGATCTTCGACAGCGCCGACGACCTGGCGCTGGCGGTGTCGCGCCAGCTCGCGGCTCGCGTGCACGCCGTCGCCACCGCGGGACGCACCCCGCGGATCGTGCTCACCGGTGGGTCCATCGCAACGAAGATCTACGGTCGCGTGTCGAGCGAGAACGCCGACTGGCGCGTGGCCGAGTACTGGTGGGGCGACGAGCGCTTCGTGCCCGAGGGCCACGAGGACCGCAACGACCGCCAGGCCCGCGAGGGCTTCCTCGACCGCCTGGGCATCCCCGACGAGCACGTCCACGCCATGCCGGCGCACGGCTGCGAGCTCTCGATGGCCGAGGCGGCCGACGCCTACGCGAAGACCCTCCCGGAGGACCCGTTCGACGTGGTGCTGCTCGGCGTGGGGCCCGATGCGCACATCGCGTCCCTGTTCCCCGGTCACCCGCAGGTGCACGAGACCGAGCGCCTCGCCGTCGAGGTCTTCGACTCCCCCAAGCCGCCCCCGGAGCGCATCTCGCTGACCTACCCGGCGCTGAACCACACCCGCGCCACCTGGTTCGTGGTCTCGGGCGCCGACAAGGCCGAGGCGGTCGCGAAGGCCATGACCGGCACGCCGATCGACCAGGCGCCCGCCGCCGGCGCGCGCGGGCTCGAGGAGACCGTCTGGTTCCTCGACACCGCCGCCGCCTCGCGCCTGCCGCGCTGA
- a CDS encoding glucose-6-phosphate dehydrogenase assembly protein OpcA: MDLLLEDTNAAAVAKALTRGRSLAGSPAMDMVLTFLIVTDDENVAEAMKSANVLQHEHPSRVLGVILGDGRGKPRLNARVRVGAGSPGESVLLRMSGPLVKHAESAVLPLLLPDSPVVVWWPGVGPLEPSLDPIGRLARRRLTDSERTPAPVQWLHKLAPGYDPGDTDLAWTRLTLWRALLAAALDQTSGSATGGRILADDINPVAVLLQAWLECRLGVPIEFVDDDSGSQIQRVTLFTDVGDIDIKRTSEMSCEFSVPGSSPRVVPIRRRTIPELLAEDLRRLDADEIYGETLQHLHTGKD, translated from the coding sequence ATGGACCTGCTACTCGAGGACACGAACGCCGCAGCGGTGGCCAAGGCGCTGACCCGGGGCCGCTCGCTCGCGGGCAGCCCTGCGATGGACATGGTGCTGACCTTCCTCATCGTCACCGACGACGAGAACGTGGCCGAGGCGATGAAGTCCGCCAACGTCCTGCAGCACGAGCACCCCTCCCGCGTCCTGGGCGTCATCCTGGGCGACGGACGGGGCAAGCCGCGCCTCAACGCCCGCGTGCGGGTCGGCGCGGGCTCTCCGGGCGAATCCGTGCTGCTGCGCATGTCCGGCCCGCTCGTGAAGCACGCCGAGTCGGCCGTGCTGCCCCTGCTGCTGCCCGACTCCCCCGTCGTGGTCTGGTGGCCCGGGGTGGGCCCGCTGGAGCCCTCCCTCGATCCCATCGGTCGCCTCGCCCGCCGTCGACTGACCGACTCCGAGCGCACGCCGGCGCCGGTGCAGTGGCTGCACAAGCTCGCGCCCGGCTACGACCCGGGCGACACCGACCTGGCCTGGACCCGGCTCACGCTGTGGCGCGCCCTGCTCGCCGCGGCGCTCGACCAGACCTCGGGCTCGGCGACCGGCGGCCGCATCCTGGCCGACGACATCAACCCGGTCGCCGTCCTGCTTCAGGCGTGGCTCGAGTGCCGCCTCGGCGTGCCGATCGAGTTCGTCGACGACGACTCCGGCTCGCAGATCCAGCGCGTCACCCTGTTCACCGACGTGGGCGACATCGACATCAAGCGCACGAGCGAGATGAGCTGTGAGTTCAGCGTGCCCGGCTCGTCGCCCCGCGTGGTGCCGATCCGCCGCCGCACGATCCCCGAGCTGCTGGCCGAGGACCTGCGCCGCCTCGACGCGGACGAGATCTACGGCGAGACCCTGCAGCACCTGCACACCGGAAAGGACTGA
- the zwf gene encoding glucose-6-phosphate dehydrogenase, which produces MSPNPLRDPRDRRLPRIAGPCTVVMFGVTGDLARKKLIPAIYDLANRGLLPPGFGLVGFARRDWGDGTFAALLKKAAKAGARTEWSETVWKQLAAGIKFVPGQFDDDDAWEELAKTLTKLDERQGTGGNHAFYLSIPPGLFPTVVSKIDEHGLAKPGTGWRRVVIEKPFGHDLESAKELNQLIGNVFEAESVFRIDHYLGKETVQNILALRFANQMFEPVWNAQYVDHVQITMAEDIGIGSRAGYYDGIGAARDVIQNHLLQLLALVAMEEPVAFDAASLRVEKQKVLRSVRLPDDLDKHTAHAQYVEGWAGGQPVVGYLEEEGIDSKSLTETFAALRLDIETRRWAGVPFYLRTGKRLGRRVTEVAVVFKKAPHLPFESNDVTELGHNALVMRIQPDEGVTMRFGAKVPGTTMEIRDVNMDFVYGGSFVESSPEAYERLILDVLLGDPPLFPQHQEVELSWQILDPVMDHWSRKRSIDTYQAGTWGPQSAVDMLARDGRVWRRP; this is translated from the coding sequence ATGAGCCCCAATCCCCTGCGCGATCCGCGCGACCGCCGTCTGCCGCGCATCGCGGGACCCTGCACCGTCGTGATGTTCGGCGTCACCGGCGACCTGGCGCGCAAGAAGCTCATCCCCGCGATCTACGACCTGGCCAACCGCGGCCTGCTGCCCCCGGGCTTCGGCCTCGTCGGCTTCGCCCGGCGCGACTGGGGCGACGGCACGTTCGCCGCCCTGCTCAAGAAGGCCGCCAAGGCCGGCGCCCGCACCGAGTGGAGCGAGACGGTCTGGAAGCAGCTGGCCGCCGGCATCAAGTTCGTGCCGGGCCAGTTCGACGACGACGACGCGTGGGAGGAGCTCGCCAAGACCCTCACGAAGCTCGACGAGCGGCAGGGCACCGGCGGCAACCACGCCTTCTACCTGTCGATCCCGCCGGGCCTGTTCCCCACGGTCGTGTCCAAGATCGACGAGCACGGCCTGGCCAAGCCCGGCACGGGCTGGCGCCGCGTGGTCATCGAGAAGCCCTTCGGCCACGACCTCGAGTCGGCCAAGGAGCTCAACCAGCTCATCGGCAACGTCTTCGAGGCCGAGTCCGTGTTCCGCATCGACCACTACCTGGGCAAGGAGACGGTCCAGAACATCCTGGCCCTGCGCTTCGCGAACCAGATGTTCGAGCCCGTGTGGAACGCGCAGTACGTCGACCACGTGCAGATCACGATGGCCGAGGACATCGGCATCGGCTCGCGCGCGGGCTACTACGACGGCATCGGCGCCGCCCGCGACGTGATCCAGAACCACCTGCTCCAGCTGCTGGCCCTCGTGGCGATGGAGGAGCCCGTCGCCTTCGACGCCGCGAGCCTGCGCGTCGAGAAGCAGAAGGTCCTGCGCAGCGTGCGGCTCCCCGACGACCTCGACAAGCACACCGCCCACGCCCAGTACGTCGAGGGCTGGGCGGGTGGCCAGCCCGTCGTCGGGTATCTCGAGGAGGAGGGCATCGACTCCAAGTCCCTCACCGAGACCTTCGCGGCGCTGCGCCTCGACATCGAGACGCGTCGCTGGGCCGGGGTCCCGTTCTACCTGCGCACCGGCAAGCGACTCGGCCGGCGCGTCACCGAGGTCGCGGTCGTGTTCAAGAAGGCGCCACACCTGCCGTTCGAGAGCAACGACGTCACCGAGCTGGGGCACAACGCCCTCGTGATGCGCATCCAGCCCGACGAGGGCGTCACGATGCGGTTCGGCGCCAAGGTGCCCGGCACCACGATGGAGATCCGCGACGTCAACATGGACTTCGTCTACGGCGGCTCGTTCGTCGAGAGCAGCCCCGAGGCGTACGAGCGACTCATCCTCGACGTCCTGCTGGGCGACCCGCCGCTGTTCCCGCAGCACCAGGAGGTCGAGCTGTCCTGGCAGATCCTCGACCCGGTGATGGATCACTGGTCCCGCAAGCGCTCGATCGACACGTACCAGGCCGGCACGTGGGGCCCGCAGTCCGCGGTCGACATGCTGGCGCGCGACGGCCGCGTCTGGAGGCGACCCTGA
- a CDS encoding glucose-6-phosphate isomerase, with protein sequence MTNRLRVHPPQHESVDGAVQALVAERFASRLFAEDGTLWGPEAESEASIRLSWVTLHESSRALVPDIEALRDELASRGITRVVLCGMGGSSLAPEVICAAAGVSLDVLDSSQPDMVRSAVHDLESTVVVVSSKSGGTVETDSQRRIFEQAFRDAGLDPAGHLVIVTDPGSPLDEEATAAGYRVFRADPHVGGRYSALTAFGLVPSGLAGADIGALLDQAGEVVPSLSDDSPENDGLELGAALGVAAREGVDKVVLFDHDGHGLGDWIEQLVAESTGKDATGILPVVAQSATDPTTADEFVVHLGTEDVPDAPWAAAVHGSLGGQFLIWEVATAVAGRLLSIDPFDQPDVESAKAAARELLGGDASLPEPDHAGEVADIYGSSAKSIEDAISQLLDRVGEREYLALQFYLDRWSLKGLESLAPQLAGRLGRPVTFGWGPRFLHSTGQYHKGGTPVGVFLQVTCDPAEDLAVPGRDFTLGQFIVSQAAGDAQVLRDKGRPVLRLHLHDVDAGLRAIKDALA encoded by the coding sequence ATGACGAACCGGCTCCGCGTCCACCCGCCCCAGCACGAGTCGGTCGACGGCGCCGTCCAGGCGCTCGTCGCGGAACGGTTCGCCTCTCGGCTGTTCGCCGAGGACGGCACCCTCTGGGGTCCCGAGGCGGAGTCCGAGGCGTCCATCCGGCTCTCCTGGGTGACCCTGCACGAGTCCTCGCGCGCGCTCGTCCCCGACATCGAGGCCCTGCGCGACGAGCTGGCCTCCCGCGGCATCACGCGTGTGGTGCTGTGCGGGATGGGCGGCTCGTCGCTCGCGCCCGAGGTCATCTGCGCCGCCGCCGGCGTGTCGCTCGACGTGCTGGACTCCTCGCAGCCCGACATGGTCAGGTCGGCGGTCCACGACCTCGAGAGCACCGTCGTGGTGGTGTCGAGCAAGTCCGGCGGCACCGTCGAGACCGACAGCCAGCGCCGGATCTTCGAGCAGGCGTTCCGCGACGCCGGCCTCGATCCGGCCGGCCACCTCGTGATCGTGACCGACCCGGGCTCGCCCCTCGACGAGGAGGCCACCGCCGCGGGCTACCGCGTCTTCCGGGCCGATCCCCACGTCGGTGGCCGCTACTCGGCGCTGACGGCGTTCGGGCTGGTCCCCAGCGGTCTGGCTGGCGCCGACATCGGGGCGCTGCTCGACCAGGCCGGTGAGGTCGTGCCCTCGCTGAGTGACGACAGCCCCGAGAACGACGGCCTCGAGCTCGGCGCCGCACTCGGCGTCGCCGCCCGCGAGGGAGTCGACAAGGTCGTCCTGTTCGACCACGACGGTCACGGCCTCGGCGACTGGATCGAGCAGCTCGTGGCGGAGTCGACGGGCAAGGACGCCACCGGCATCCTCCCGGTCGTCGCCCAGTCGGCGACCGACCCCACCACGGCCGACGAGTTCGTCGTCCACCTCGGGACAGAGGACGTTCCCGACGCTCCCTGGGCCGCAGCGGTCCACGGCTCGCTCGGTGGACAGTTCCTGATCTGGGAGGTCGCCACGGCCGTCGCCGGACGCCTGCTGTCGATCGACCCGTTCGACCAGCCCGACGTCGAGAGCGCCAAGGCGGCGGCCCGCGAGCTGCTGGGCGGCGACGCCTCGCTCCCCGAGCCCGACCATGCCGGCGAGGTCGCCGACATCTACGGGTCCTCGGCGAAGAGCATCGAAGACGCGATCAGCCAGCTGCTCGACCGGGTCGGCGAGCGGGAGTACCTCGCGCTGCAGTTCTACCTCGACCGCTGGTCGTTGAAGGGGCTGGAGTCGCTGGCACCGCAGCTCGCGGGACGACTCGGCCGACCGGTCACGTTCGGCTGGGGTCCACGCTTCCTGCACTCCACCGGCCAGTACCACAAGGGTGGGACACCGGTCGGAGTCTTCCTGCAGGTCACGTGCGACCCGGCGGAGGACCTCGCCGTGCCCGGGCGGGACTTCACCCTCGGCCAGTTCATCGTGTCGCAGGCCGCCGGTGACGCCCAGGTCCTGCGCGACAAGGGACGCCCGGTCCTGAGGCTGCACCTGCATGACGTCGACGCCGGACTGCGAGCGATCAAGGACGCCCTGGCATGA